A stretch of Haemorhous mexicanus isolate bHaeMex1 chromosome 32, bHaeMex1.pri, whole genome shotgun sequence DNA encodes these proteins:
- the LOC132340558 gene encoding uncharacterized protein LOC132340558 isoform X3, translating into MPLWRIMEGSCGNLCTGWGGGTSWGWTLALEWGEQQGPIPELGDPSSLEEWGRLEMSRVWACPAVDRAVTSGAGLGQRDQGSQLLFFPQARICQSQTLSGWRWRRLQGKGRMVWDTEAGQGHPARDELVGSPSPSLWHNGTELQTETRESKSQLQNLMEEAVWSSSMAQESSGEEKPWRSHTRRGCRSPGDVKRKDAPCARKAAGDPFGTQRWWRGLMAGRSPTSAWDVGRASAGALELIPDPGDPHRELALQVWGVWEGLWVELQPHQSPHDPHQERTYECPECRRWFLSSSDLIIMNQGISWKCIYNN; encoded by the exons ATGCCCCTTTGGAGAATTATGGAGGGTTCCTGTGGCAATCTCTGTACTGGCTGGGGAGGTGGTACCAGTTGGGGGTGGACATTGGCATTGGAGTGGGGAGAGCAGCAAGGGccaatcccagagctgggggatcccagcagcctggaggagtGGGGGAGGCTGGAGATGAGCAGGGTCTGGGCCTGCCCAGCGGTGGACAGGGCAGTTACTTCTGGAGCTGGACTTGGGCAGCGGGACCAAGGGTCTCAGCTGTTGTTTTTCCCCCAAGCCAGGATTTGTCAATCCCAAACTTTGTCTGGATGGAGGTGGAGGAggctgcaaggaaaaggaagaatggtgtgggacactgaggcag gccAAGGCCATCCTGCCAGGGATGAATTGGtgggatctccttccccttccctgtggcACAATG GCACTGAGCTGCAGACGGAGACCAGGGAGAGCAAATCCCAGctgcagaacctcatggaagAGGCTGtttggagcagctccatggcacAGGAATCcagtggggaggaaaagccctggaGATCCCACACAAGGAGGGGCTGCAGATCCCCTGGAGATGTAAAGAGGAAAGATGCCCCCTGTgccaggaaggcagctggagatCCATTTGGAACTCAGAGGTGGTGGAGAGGACTCATGGCAGGCAGAAGCCCCACAAGTGCTTGGGatgtgggaagggcttcagCCGGAGCTCTGGAGCTCATACCTGATCCAGGTGATCCCCACAGGGAACTGGCCCTacaagtgtggggagtgtgggaagggcttTGGGTGGAGCTCCAACCTCATCAGTCACCGCATGATCCACACCAGGAGAGGACCTATGAGTGTCCCGAGTGTAGGAGGTGGTTTCTGAGCAGCTCCGATCTCATCATCATGAATCAAGGGATCAGCTGGAAATGTATTTACAATAATTGA
- the LOC132340558 gene encoding uncharacterized protein LOC132340558 isoform X2 produces the protein MPLWRIMEGSCGNLCTGWGGGTSWGWTLALEWGEQQGPIPELGDPSSLEEWGRLEMSRVWACPAVDRAVTSGAGLGQRDQGSQLLFFPQARICQSQTLSGWRWRRLQGKGRMVWDTEAGEEEVTAPFPLSSAPPISPAFPVPAGQGHPARDELVGSPSPSLWHNGTELQTETRESKSQLQNLMEEAVWSSSMAQESSGEEKPWRSHTRRGCRSPGDVKRKDAPCARKAAGDPFGTQRWWRGLMAGRSPTSAWDVGRASAGALELIPDPGDPHRELALQVWGVWEGLWVELQPHQSPHDPHQERTYECPECRRWFLSSSDLIIMNQGISWKCIYNN, from the exons ATGCCCCTTTGGAGAATTATGGAGGGTTCCTGTGGCAATCTCTGTACTGGCTGGGGAGGTGGTACCAGTTGGGGGTGGACATTGGCATTGGAGTGGGGAGAGCAGCAAGGGccaatcccagagctgggggatcccagcagcctggaggagtGGGGGAGGCTGGAGATGAGCAGGGTCTGGGCCTGCCCAGCGGTGGACAGGGCAGTTACTTCTGGAGCTGGACTTGGGCAGCGGGACCAAGGGTCTCAGCTGTTGTTTTTCCCCCAAGCCAGGATTTGTCAATCCCAAACTTTGTCTGGATGGAGGTGGAGGAggctgcaaggaaaaggaagaatggtgtgggacactgaggcaggtgaggaggaagtcactgcccctttccccctctcctctgctccaccTATCAGCCCAGCatttcctgtgcctgcaggccAAGGCCATCCTGCCAGGGATGAATTGGtgggatctccttccccttccctgtggcACAATG GCACTGAGCTGCAGACGGAGACCAGGGAGAGCAAATCCCAGctgcagaacctcatggaagAGGCTGtttggagcagctccatggcacAGGAATCcagtggggaggaaaagccctggaGATCCCACACAAGGAGGGGCTGCAGATCCCCTGGAGATGTAAAGAGGAAAGATGCCCCCTGTgccaggaaggcagctggagatCCATTTGGAACTCAGAGGTGGTGGAGAGGACTCATGGCAGGCAGAAGCCCCACAAGTGCTTGGGatgtgggaagggcttcagCCGGAGCTCTGGAGCTCATACCTGATCCAGGTGATCCCCACAGGGAACTGGCCCTacaagtgtggggagtgtgggaagggcttTGGGTGGAGCTCCAACCTCATCAGTCACCGCATGATCCACACCAGGAGAGGACCTATGAGTGTCCCGAGTGTAGGAGGTGGTTTCTGAGCAGCTCCGATCTCATCATCATGAATCAAGGGATCAGCTGGAAATGTATTTACAATAATTGA
- the LOC132340558 gene encoding uncharacterized protein LOC132340558 isoform X1, with protein sequence MPLWRIMEGSCGNLCTGWGGGTSWGWTLALEWGEQQGPIPELGDPSSLEEWGRLEMSRVWACPAVDRAVTSGAGLGQRDQGSQLLFFPQARICQSQTLSGWRWRRLQGKGRMVWDTEAGQGHPARDELVGSPSPSLWHNGKSHPVLVHPPSSSHSVLLPSSLLLSFSFLTPGTELQTETRESKSQLQNLMEEAVWSSSMAQESSGEEKPWRSHTRRGCRSPGDVKRKDAPCARKAAGDPFGTQRWWRGLMAGRSPTSAWDVGRASAGALELIPDPGDPHRELALQVWGVWEGLWVELQPHQSPHDPHQERTYECPECRRWFLSSSDLIIMNQGISWKCIYNN encoded by the exons ATGCCCCTTTGGAGAATTATGGAGGGTTCCTGTGGCAATCTCTGTACTGGCTGGGGAGGTGGTACCAGTTGGGGGTGGACATTGGCATTGGAGTGGGGAGAGCAGCAAGGGccaatcccagagctgggggatcccagcagcctggaggagtGGGGGAGGCTGGAGATGAGCAGGGTCTGGGCCTGCCCAGCGGTGGACAGGGCAGTTACTTCTGGAGCTGGACTTGGGCAGCGGGACCAAGGGTCTCAGCTGTTGTTTTTCCCCCAAGCCAGGATTTGTCAATCCCAAACTTTGTCTGGATGGAGGTGGAGGAggctgcaaggaaaaggaagaatggtgtgggacactgaggcag gccAAGGCCATCCTGCCAGGGATGAATTGGtgggatctccttccccttccctgtggcACAATGGTAagtcccatcctgtccttgtccaccctccttcctcttctcattctgtccttcttccttcctcactccttctctccttttctttccttaccCCAGGCACTGAGCTGCAGACGGAGACCAGGGAGAGCAAATCCCAGctgcagaacctcatggaagAGGCTGtttggagcagctccatggcacAGGAATCcagtggggaggaaaagccctggaGATCCCACACAAGGAGGGGCTGCAGATCCCCTGGAGATGTAAAGAGGAAAGATGCCCCCTGTgccaggaaggcagctggagatCCATTTGGAACTCAGAGGTGGTGGAGAGGACTCATGGCAGGCAGAAGCCCCACAAGTGCTTGGGatgtgggaagggcttcagCCGGAGCTCTGGAGCTCATACCTGATCCAGGTGATCCCCACAGGGAACTGGCCCTacaagtgtggggagtgtgggaagggcttTGGGTGGAGCTCCAACCTCATCAGTCACCGCATGATCCACACCAGGAGAGGACCTATGAGTGTCCCGAGTGTAGGAGGTGGTTTCTGAGCAGCTCCGATCTCATCATCATGAATCAAGGGATCAGCTGGAAATGTATTTACAATAATTGA